A single Rubrivivax gelatinosus IL144 DNA region contains:
- the rpsI gene encoding 30S ribosomal protein S9 has product MIGQWNYGTGRRKSSVARVFIKKGTGQIVINGKPIEAYFGRQTSIMIVKQPLLLTANDAAFDIQVNVHGGGESGQAGAVRHGITRALIDYDAALKPDLSRAGFVTRDAREVERKKVGLHGARRRKQFSKR; this is encoded by the coding sequence ATGATCGGACAATGGAACTACGGCACCGGCCGCCGCAAGAGCTCGGTGGCCCGCGTCTTCATCAAGAAGGGCACCGGCCAGATCGTCATCAACGGCAAGCCGATCGAAGCCTACTTCGGTCGTCAGACGTCGATCATGATCGTCAAGCAGCCGCTGCTGCTGACGGCCAATGACGCGGCCTTCGACATCCAGGTCAACGTGCACGGCGGCGGTGAATCCGGCCAGGCCGGCGCGGTGCGCCACGGCATCACCCGTGCGCTGATCGACTACGACGCGGCGCTCAAGCCCGACCTGAGCCGTGCCGGCTTCGTGACGCGTGACGCGCGCGAAGTCGAGCGCAAGAAGGTCGGCCTGCACGGCGCTCGCCGTCGCAAGCAGTTCAGCAAGCGCTGA